One genomic region from Leptolyngbyaceae cyanobacterium JSC-12 encodes:
- a CDS encoding twin arginine-targeting protein translocase, TatA/E family (IMG reference gene:2510093941~PFAM: mttA/Hcf106 family~TIGRFAM: twin arginine-targeting protein translocase, TatA/E family), whose amino-acid sequence MFGLGWPEVIIISVVAILIFGPKKIPELGSTLGKTLRGFKEEVSKPDEESTDLDQQD is encoded by the coding sequence ATGTTTGGATTGGGGTGGCCCGAAGTTATTATCATCAGCGTGGTAGCCATTCTGATTTTTGGTCCGAAAAAAATCCCCGAACTGGGTAGCACCTTAGGCAAAACCCTACGTGGCTTCAAAGAAGAGGTCAGCAAGCCGGATGAAGAATCTACTGACTTAGATCAACAAGACTAA
- a CDS encoding Fe-S oxidoreductase (IMG reference gene:2510093942~PFAM: Radical SAM superfamily) has translation MNSSPFASEHLLFAPATPTADAIPVIFAFPNEYSVGITSLGYQVVWATLASQQDLQVSRLFTDVHEVLPSKPELLGFSMSWELDYVNILSLLESLDIPIRATARSAVHPLVFGGGPVLTANPEPFADFFDVVLLGDGEWLLGEFIEAYKTVRYADRKTQLKHLASIPGIYVPSLYAIRYDGQDGAVLAIEAIAPDIPAHIHKQTYRGNTLSTSTVVTEKAAWANIYMVEVVRSCPEMCRFCLASYLTLPFRIADVEASLIPAITRGLQVTDRLGLLGASVTQHPEFESLLDYLNRPEFDHVRLSIASVRTNTVTSKLAETLVKHDSRSITIAVESGSDRIRQIINKKLTNDEIVLAALNAKAGGLSSMKLYGMVGIPGEEMEDLEETVEMMKILKKATPGLRLTLSCSTFVPKAHTPFQWFGVNRQAEKRLQVLQKQLRSQGIDFRPESYNWSVIQALLSRGDRRLSQLLELTRHYGDSLGSYRRAFKELRGKLPPLNYYVHENWNLQQTLPWSHLQGPLPQTTLIKHLTTATENFQQPMVGFEPSVIAP, from the coding sequence ATGAACTCCTCTCCCTTCGCCTCTGAGCATTTGCTGTTTGCTCCGGCAACTCCAACTGCTGATGCCATCCCTGTAATCTTTGCCTTTCCAAACGAGTACAGCGTGGGCATTACTAGCCTGGGATATCAAGTCGTATGGGCAACACTGGCATCCCAGCAAGACTTACAGGTTAGTCGCTTGTTTACCGACGTGCATGAAGTTTTGCCATCCAAGCCAGAACTATTAGGCTTTTCCATGTCGTGGGAACTGGATTACGTTAACATCCTGAGCTTACTAGAGTCCCTGGATATTCCCATCCGAGCAACTGCCCGCTCTGCTGTACATCCCCTTGTTTTTGGTGGCGGTCCCGTGCTCACAGCCAACCCAGAACCTTTCGCCGATTTTTTTGATGTAGTGTTACTGGGAGATGGCGAATGGCTACTGGGTGAGTTTATTGAAGCCTACAAAACAGTGCGGTATGCCGATCGCAAAACTCAGCTAAAGCATTTGGCAAGTATTCCGGGAATTTACGTACCCAGTCTTTATGCCATCAGATACGACGGACAAGATGGTGCAGTCCTGGCAATTGAAGCGATCGCACCAGACATACCTGCCCACATTCATAAACAAACCTATCGCGGGAATACCTTATCTACTTCCACTGTCGTTACCGAAAAAGCTGCTTGGGCAAACATTTACATGGTGGAAGTGGTGCGTAGTTGCCCAGAAATGTGCCGCTTCTGCCTTGCCAGCTATTTAACCTTGCCTTTTCGCATTGCCGATGTCGAAGCCTCCTTAATTCCGGCGATCACTCGCGGGCTACAAGTCACTGATCGCCTGGGATTGCTCGGTGCATCTGTTACGCAACATCCCGAATTTGAGAGCTTGCTGGATTACTTGAATCGTCCCGAATTTGATCACGTCCGACTCAGCATTGCTTCTGTTCGGACCAACACTGTGACATCCAAACTGGCAGAAACCCTCGTTAAACACGATTCTCGATCCATCACTATCGCCGTGGAAAGCGGCTCTGATCGTATCCGCCAGATCATTAACAAAAAACTCACCAACGACGAAATTGTGCTGGCAGCACTCAACGCCAAAGCAGGTGGGTTGAGCAGCATGAAACTGTACGGCATGGTTGGCATTCCTGGTGAGGAAATGGAGGATTTAGAAGAAACCGTTGAAATGATGAAAATCCTTAAAAAAGCAACCCCAGGTCTGCGGCTAACTCTAAGCTGCAGCACGTTTGTCCCCAAAGCACACACCCCATTCCAGTGGTTTGGGGTAAATCGCCAGGCAGAAAAGCGTCTCCAGGTTTTGCAAAAGCAATTGCGATCGCAAGGCATTGATTTTCGCCCCGAAAGCTACAACTGGTCAGTGATTCAAGCCCTCCTCTCACGAGGCGATCGCCGTCTTTCTCAGTTGTTAGAACTCACCCGCCATTATGGTGACTCCCTGGGCAGCTACCGTCGCGCCTTTAAAGAACTGCGCGGTAAACTCCCCCCCCTCAACTACTACGTGCACGAAAACTGGAATTTGCAGCAAACCTTACCGTGGAGCCATTTACAAGGTCCTTTGCCGCAAACAACCTTAATCAAACATCTCACAACCGCCACAGAAAACTTTCAACAGCCAATGGTTGGGTTTGAGCCATCTGTGATCGCCCCTTAA
- a CDS encoding hypothetical protein (IMG reference gene:2510093943) produces MSTPNSSFENSAAIANTSPELLNLPADSEIWESLKHAISASSGFQRWQLELGTESEKHSGLDHLIRRYLRETLETLAY; encoded by the coding sequence ATGTCCACGCCTAACTCTTCGTTTGAAAATAGTGCTGCGATCGCAAACACCTCGCCAGAACTCCTCAATCTACCTGCTGACTCTGAAATTTGGGAGAGCTTAAAACACGCAATTTCAGCAAGCTCTGGGTTTCAGCGTTGGCAGTTGGAGCTAGGCACTGAATCAGAAAAGCATTCAGGCTTAGATCATCTTATTCGTCGTTACCTGCGAGAGACCCTAGAGACCCTTGCTTACTAA
- a CDS encoding Alpha/beta hydrolase of unknown function (DUF1400) (IMG reference gene:2510093944~PFAM: Alpha/beta hydrolase of unknown function (DUF1400)): MQGLKSFFRQSTVWAIAAAGILATAPAGKAADEIVFRYGILRQRLSVAELTKFAQTGETSPVVERYLNQTNSNPEEIRAVLNRTVNVERRLLDRGLNNVAGNMLLDELGKIIQTPDDKGNREALCTALLESTAGDNQLTLLEVVQNYPTDEIHLDVKRAIRTYDRVARYQGSLQNAIQRAEPLRQILKDQGIKIPDFLK, encoded by the coding sequence ATGCAGGGGTTGAAGTCTTTTTTCCGGCAATCTACTGTTTGGGCGATCGCTGCCGCAGGAATTTTGGCAACGGCTCCCGCAGGCAAAGCCGCTGATGAGATTGTGTTTCGGTATGGGATCTTGCGCCAGCGCCTCTCGGTGGCGGAACTAACAAAATTTGCCCAAACTGGGGAGACATCGCCTGTGGTTGAGCGGTATCTTAACCAGACTAATAGCAATCCAGAAGAAATTCGTGCAGTGTTGAATCGGACTGTGAATGTAGAGCGGCGTCTCTTAGACAGAGGCTTAAACAATGTTGCAGGCAATATGCTGCTAGATGAACTCGGTAAAATAATTCAAACTCCAGATGATAAGGGAAATCGGGAGGCGCTTTGCACTGCACTACTGGAATCTACGGCCGGAGACAATCAGTTGACGTTGCTGGAAGTGGTTCAAAATTATCCAACTGACGAAATCCATCTGGACGTAAAACGGGCAATTCGGACTTATGACCGCGTTGCCAGATATCAAGGATCGCTGCAAAATGCAATTCAAAGAGCTGAACCGCTCCGCCAAATCTTGAAAGATCAGGGCATTAAAATTCCTGACTTTCTGAAATAG
- a CDS encoding dehydrogenase of unknown specificity (IMG reference gene:2510093945~PFAM: short chain dehydrogenase) — protein MSLFDSVEAINVLIVGASQGIGLEFVRQLLKDAQVGYVFATYRHTPSPELGAWMEHEPRRLILITMDVTDEAQIAQGVAQIQQHTPHLHLVVYCVGLLHDGDLQPEKSLQQIQPERLMRYFQVNSIGAVLLAKHIIPLLKHRERSVFASISAKVGSIGDNQIGGWYGYRASKAALNMFLRTVAIEYQRKSPNTLVVMLHPGTTDTRLSKPFQRGVPPEKLFSVERTVAQLLQVISNLQPEDSGQFFSWDGSPLPW, from the coding sequence ATGTCCTTATTTGATTCTGTTGAAGCAATCAATGTTTTGATTGTGGGAGCCTCCCAGGGCATTGGTTTAGAGTTTGTTCGCCAGTTGTTGAAAGATGCCCAGGTTGGGTATGTATTTGCCACCTATCGCCATACTCCCAGTCCAGAGTTAGGGGCATGGATGGAGCATGAGCCACGGCGGTTAATCCTGATTACAATGGACGTTACAGACGAAGCCCAAATCGCTCAAGGCGTTGCTCAGATTCAGCAGCACACGCCCCATCTGCATTTAGTCGTGTATTGTGTAGGGCTACTGCACGATGGCGATCTGCAACCCGAGAAAAGCCTCCAGCAAATTCAGCCAGAGCGGTTGATGCGATATTTCCAGGTGAATAGCATTGGAGCCGTGTTGCTAGCAAAACATATCATCCCGTTACTCAAGCATCGTGAGCGCAGCGTATTTGCCAGTATTTCTGCGAAAGTTGGCAGCATTGGTGATAACCAGATTGGAGGATGGTATGGCTATCGCGCTTCCAAAGCCGCATTAAATATGTTTTTGCGAACAGTGGCGATCGAGTATCAGCGCAAAAGCCCCAACACGCTCGTGGTAATGCTACATCCTGGCACCACAGACACCCGCCTTTCCAAACCCTTTCAGCGTGGAGTTCCTCCCGAAAAGTTGTTCTCAGTTGAACGCACGGTTGCTCAACTACTGCAAGTTATCTCCAACCTACAACCAGAAGATAGTGGGCAATTTTTTTCCTGGGATGGCAGTCCATTACCCTGGTAA